A region of Maridesulfovibrio sp. DNA encodes the following proteins:
- a CDS encoding TolC family protein has translation MTSRLISKKYTLLLAVFLLLAAGTQAFAQQAEEGKAAVGDLIAESLGEHNSEWATHLINQALTDSDQDWKDVKGKERVLVSPKQAALGALQKNLYISLSREDAKIADEAIQEAKAIFLPVFRVSGDFTSKTVNKRSKEAVIMTSKNLFTPPTNIPPNPNVTTPQITQIGWKQQAEGQLETHEVYASKPGKDDPSYDANMDVGVTQQLPWGPTLDLGVNLAWNGNEYNEHGHKLKNPRQWTMGTVLSMVIPLPWTQGFGPDSAQELARDISEKQSEQSFWNVKSTINSILYQTDHAYWNLVGACEALKVAIENRKMAKSQLDRMEAMFADGMATNYSKLQSEAEYASAKMAEEEALRTMLDSSYALAVLVDSDPSRTQANLYLPGKEMEGVKGLELEASEARDMAMKTRPELKSSKLGIEVAELERDVSKNNARPNLKAYTSWNVRQEGATVGYKTPGDAIGHMADPDQVIQSYSGVYNYPLFNRYYDAKYKKAKFSLTESKIVESSVQNNVNLEVENALASLESARSRYASSEQALEFAQIAYDRVSENHEMGEATEFELNAGLQRLMNAKLAFVQVQLDLRKATSSLYAALGSIGDELVKTQAEVGDFEKYRLGLLKSGGAMNFFNLAEK, from the coding sequence ATGACTTCTAGGTTAATTTCCAAAAAATATACACTGCTATTAGCTGTATTCCTGCTTTTGGCAGCAGGGACTCAGGCCTTTGCCCAGCAGGCTGAAGAAGGCAAGGCTGCTGTAGGCGATCTTATTGCTGAATCTCTTGGCGAGCATAACAGTGAATGGGCTACTCACCTGATAAATCAGGCTCTTACTGATAGTGATCAGGATTGGAAAGATGTGAAAGGTAAGGAGCGTGTGCTGGTCAGCCCGAAGCAGGCTGCGCTTGGTGCTCTCCAAAAGAACCTTTACATTTCACTCTCGCGTGAAGATGCGAAAATCGCAGATGAGGCTATTCAGGAAGCCAAGGCTATTTTTCTTCCGGTATTTCGGGTTTCAGGAGACTTCACAAGTAAAACTGTGAATAAGCGCAGCAAAGAGGCTGTGATTATGACCAGCAAAAACTTGTTTACTCCTCCTACAAATATTCCGCCGAACCCGAATGTAACAACACCGCAAATTACGCAGATCGGTTGGAAACAACAGGCGGAAGGGCAGCTTGAAACTCATGAAGTTTATGCTTCAAAGCCCGGTAAAGACGATCCTAGTTATGATGCCAATATGGATGTCGGCGTCACCCAGCAATTGCCTTGGGGACCGACCCTTGATCTGGGAGTGAATCTGGCTTGGAACGGAAATGAATATAATGAACATGGACACAAGCTTAAGAATCCCCGTCAGTGGACAATGGGTACTGTGCTTTCCATGGTAATTCCTCTGCCCTGGACACAGGGATTCGGTCCGGACTCAGCACAGGAACTTGCTCGTGATATAAGTGAAAAGCAAAGCGAGCAGTCTTTCTGGAACGTTAAGTCTACTATTAATTCCATCCTTTATCAGACTGACCATGCCTATTGGAACCTTGTTGGAGCTTGTGAAGCCCTTAAAGTGGCAATTGAGAACCGCAAGATGGCCAAGAGTCAGCTTGATCGGATGGAGGCAATGTTTGCAGACGGAATGGCAACCAACTACAGCAAGCTGCAGAGTGAAGCAGAATATGCATCCGCAAAAATGGCCGAGGAAGAGGCCTTACGGACAATGCTGGACAGCAGCTACGCCCTTGCCGTTCTGGTAGATAGCGATCCTTCCCGGACACAGGCCAATCTTTACCTTCCCGGTAAGGAGATGGAGGGTGTGAAAGGTTTGGAACTGGAAGCCAGCGAAGCCAGGGATATGGCTATGAAAACCCGGCCTGAATTGAAATCCAGTAAGTTGGGAATTGAGGTTGCCGAACTTGAAAGGGACGTGAGTAAAAACAATGCCCGTCCGAATCTTAAGGCTTACACTTCTTGGAATGTTCGTCAGGAAGGGGCAACAGTAGGTTACAAAACTCCTGGTGACGCAATCGGTCACATGGCTGATCCTGATCAGGTTATTCAGAGTTATTCCGGAGTATACAATTACCCTCTCTTTAACAGGTATTATGACGCCAAATACAAGAAGGCTAAGTTTTCCCTCACAGAATCCAAAATTGTGGAGAGTTCGGTTCAGAATAATGTAAATTTAGAAGTTGAAAACGCGCTTGCCTCCCTTGAGTCCGCGCGTTCCCGTTACGCATCATCTGAACAGGCCCTTGAGTTCGCTCAGATTGCTTATGATCGTGTTTCAGAAAATCATGAAATGGGAGAAGCAACCGAATTTGAACTTAATGCCGGACTGCAGCGGCTCATGAATGCCAAGTTGGCATTTGTTCAGGTTCAGCTCGATCTGCGCAAAGCCACCTCCTCTCTTTATGCTGCTCTCGGGTCTATTGGAGATGAGCTGGTTAAGACTCAGGCTGAAGTTGGAGATTTTGAAAAATATCGTCTCGGACTGCTTAAGTCCGGTGGTGCCATGAATTTTTTCAATCTTGCTGAAAAATAG
- a CDS encoding protein phosphatase 2C domain-containing protein has translation MQNNESLKINYIGMTDVGNVRELNEDTILVHGENGLFVVADGMGGHGAGDKASQTVCQVLEDRIGSVDPDHDVEEDDDATVINIFGSETEEDDSDEATSNEVPNPIVDSVSSAVVAANFEVFRKNSEDGFKEGQGMGTTVAGMWVYGEGEYACLFHIGDSRVYRFRRNELVQLTTDHSMFEEWKRKGQVGEPPKKNILMKAMGPFSHIEPDTVISMLTKGDIFLICSDGLTGMITDAMIADILAKSADIDQACAKLIDEAKAHGGKDNVSVILVQSI, from the coding sequence ATGCAGAACAATGAGAGTTTGAAGATCAATTATATCGGAATGACCGATGTGGGGAATGTTCGTGAATTGAATGAGGATACGATCCTTGTCCACGGTGAAAACGGGCTTTTTGTTGTTGCAGACGGCATGGGTGGGCACGGTGCCGGGGATAAAGCCAGCCAGACTGTTTGTCAGGTTCTCGAAGACAGAATCGGTTCTGTGGATCCTGACCATGATGTTGAAGAAGATGATGATGCGACTGTAATAAATATTTTCGGAAGTGAAACAGAAGAAGACGATTCCGATGAAGCTACCAGTAACGAAGTTCCAAACCCGATAGTCGATTCTGTCAGCAGTGCTGTTGTGGCTGCTAATTTTGAAGTTTTTCGCAAAAACAGTGAGGACGGTTTCAAAGAAGGTCAGGGTATGGGAACTACTGTGGCCGGAATGTGGGTCTACGGTGAAGGTGAGTACGCCTGCCTGTTTCATATCGGTGATAGCCGTGTGTATCGTTTCCGCAGGAATGAATTGGTCCAATTAACTACGGATCATTCCATGTTTGAAGAATGGAAACGTAAAGGTCAGGTCGGGGAGCCTCCGAAAAAGAATATACTTATGAAGGCAATGGGGCCTTTTTCCCACATTGAACCGGATACTGTTATCTCCATGCTTACCAAAGGTGATATCTTTTTGATCTGCTCAGATGGACTGACAGGAATGATTACCGATGCCATGATCGCCGATATTCTGGCAAAGAGTGCTGATATAGATCAGGCATGCGCTAAGCTCATTGATGAAGCTAAAGCTCATGGCGGCAAGGATAATGTTTCAGTTATTCTGGTCCAGAGTATCTAG
- a CDS encoding tetratricopeptide repeat protein produces the protein MKKLKTLVTSAIVLVMLMGMAATANAWTLFLPIQGFHKNVERALLREKYEEPQEAKEYWAKAAELGEELLESNDERTSYLIGTARAYYGLGEYEKSIGLYEKIIEIKKGQKVEDIAADYPWVYVYLGLANAKVGNNVDAVKYWKQVPQKIGPVYNSIQEQIGVLEGKQTAEVK, from the coding sequence ATGAAGAAACTGAAAACACTGGTTACATCAGCAATTGTTCTGGTCATGCTCATGGGCATGGCTGCCACCGCTAATGCATGGACACTGTTCCTGCCCATTCAGGGATTTCATAAAAATGTAGAACGCGCCCTGCTGCGCGAAAAATATGAAGAGCCGCAGGAAGCCAAAGAGTACTGGGCCAAGGCCGCAGAACTGGGCGAAGAGTTGCTGGAATCCAACGATGAACGCACCTCGTACCTGATCGGAACCGCACGGGCTTATTACGGGCTGGGTGAGTACGAAAAGTCCATCGGGCTGTATGAAAAGATTATTGAAATCAAAAAGGGGCAGAAGGTTGAAGACATAGCTGCTGATTATCCGTGGGTTTACGTTTATCTCGGCCTTGCCAATGCCAAGGTTGGCAACAATGTGGATGCCGTAAAGTACTGGAAGCAGGTTCCCCAAAAGATAGGCCCTGTTTACAACTCCATTCAGGAACAGATCGGGGTGCTTGAGGGTAAACAGACAGCTGAAGTGAAGTAA
- a CDS encoding class I SAM-dependent methyltransferase produces the protein MTNTVEYLDTHAYWETVSDYDQQVVSIFVTENAVTEALRDFPDKPGVTVADFGCGVGNSFKHLREFRRVYAVDASSNMLEQAKAQLEDNVELVKGKIEDTRLPEKCGLTLGLASVMPESIDHFHVLMDNLVQNTLEDGTIMLFLPSLESRTFAFQTYVDIMVEEGRSQEDIYAEISNDIQRYQFNPLGFMLTDQGTMQKAWLYEEIKYRLAGYGFSSIDIKKFEWDWEKQIKKTKYAEYPKHWGWFVVIKR, from the coding sequence ATGACCAACACTGTCGAATATCTGGACACACATGCCTATTGGGAAACTGTCTCTGATTATGATCAGCAGGTTGTTTCAATTTTTGTAACTGAAAATGCAGTCACCGAGGCTTTGAGGGATTTTCCTGATAAGCCGGGGGTGACTGTAGCCGATTTCGGGTGCGGGGTTGGTAATTCCTTTAAACATCTTCGTGAATTCCGACGGGTTTATGCCGTGGATGCTTCCTCGAATATGCTGGAGCAGGCCAAGGCACAGCTTGAGGATAATGTGGAGCTTGTTAAGGGAAAGATTGAAGATACCAGATTGCCGGAAAAATGCGGCTTAACGTTGGGGCTGGCTTCAGTCATGCCGGAGAGCATCGACCATTTTCATGTGTTGATGGACAATCTGGTCCAGAATACCTTGGAAGATGGTACTATCATGTTGTTCCTGCCTTCTTTGGAATCGCGTACCTTCGCTTTCCAGACCTATGTTGACATTATGGTTGAGGAAGGTCGTAGTCAGGAAGATATCTATGCTGAAATCAGCAATGATATTCAGCGGTATCAGTTCAACCCTTTGGGTTTTATGCTTACGGATCAGGGAACCATGCAGAAGGCTTGGCTTTACGAGGAAATCAAGTACAGGCTGGCAGGGTATGGGTTCAGTTCCATTGATATTAAGAAGTTTGAATGGGATTGGGAGAAGCAGATTAAAAAAACGAAATACGCCGAGTACCCTAAGCACTGGGGCTGGTTTGTAGTGATAAAAAGATAA
- a CDS encoding type II toxin-antitoxin system Phd/YefM family antitoxin: MMQKIYANKTVSVTELKRNLASILDRAGNDPVAVLNHNKPEAYLLSAASYERLLERLEDLEDARLVQERADGPFVEVSIDDL; this comes from the coding sequence ATGATGCAAAAAATATATGCAAATAAAACTGTAAGTGTTACAGAATTGAAGCGCAATTTGGCTTCAATACTGGATCGAGCCGGGAACGATCCCGTGGCCGTGCTTAACCACAACAAGCCGGAAGCCTATTTGCTTTCAGCAGCTTCTTATGAGCGGCTGCTTGAACGGCTGGAAGATCTTGAAGATGCGCGTTTGGTGCAGGAGCGCGCGGACGGTCCGTTTGTAGAAGTGAGTATTGATGATCTATAA
- a CDS encoding type II toxin-antitoxin system RelE/ParE family toxin has product MIYKLRFHEFALKEWKKLDSTLREQFKKKLAKRLENPRVPSAALSGLADCYKIKLRKAGYRLVYRVDDDILYVTVVAVGKRDRFGVYRSAENRL; this is encoded by the coding sequence ATGATCTATAAGCTGCGTTTTCACGAATTTGCCTTGAAGGAATGGAAAAAACTGGATTCAACGCTTCGAGAGCAGTTCAAAAAGAAGCTTGCTAAACGTTTGGAAAATCCTCGCGTACCCTCGGCAGCACTTTCTGGTCTGGCGGATTGCTACAAGATCAAATTACGCAAAGCCGGGTACAGACTCGTATACAGGGTTGACGACGATATTCTGTATGTAACTGTTGTGGCCGTCGGCAAACGGGATCGTTTCGGCGTATACCGCTCGGCAGAAAACAGGCTGTAG
- a CDS encoding type II toxin-antitoxin system RelE/ParE family toxin: protein MYPNEYILNMNQFDSTDVFDKWLYKLKDHVGKARILSRIDQAKFGLFGDCKSVGNNVSEMRISVGPGYRVYFTKVRDRYYFLLAGGDKSSQKKDISKAHVLADEIRSEV from the coding sequence GTGTATCCGAATGAATACATTTTAAACATGAATCAGTTCGACAGCACAGATGTCTTTGATAAATGGCTTTACAAGCTTAAAGATCATGTAGGGAAAGCCCGCATTCTTTCAAGGATTGACCAAGCTAAGTTCGGACTGTTCGGTGATTGTAAATCTGTTGGTAATAATGTTTCTGAAATGAGGATTTCAGTTGGTCCGGGCTATAGGGTCTATTTTACCAAAGTCCGTGACAGGTATTATTTTTTGCTGGCAGGCGGGGATAAATCCAGCCAGAAGAAAGATATTTCAAAGGCACATGTACTGGCTGATGAAATAAGAAGTGAGGTGTAA
- a CDS encoding addiction module antidote protein, which produces MAKTKPFETYEHLDNEEVIAEYLNAALESGNQDVMLMAVANIAKARGMSQLAKDAGLGRESLYKALSPGAQPRYSTIMKVLGALGVSLRVEPKEKSMQ; this is translated from the coding sequence ATGGCAAAGACAAAGCCTTTTGAAACATATGAACATCTTGATAATGAAGAAGTCATAGCTGAATATTTGAATGCAGCACTTGAATCAGGCAATCAGGATGTAATGCTTATGGCTGTGGCTAATATTGCCAAGGCTAGAGGGATGAGCCAGTTGGCTAAAGATGCCGGACTTGGCAGGGAAAGCCTGTATAAGGCCCTTAGTCCCGGTGCTCAGCCGCGATACAGCACGATCATGAAGGTTCTCGGTGCTCTTGGGGTTTCACTGCGTGTTGAGCCTAAAGAAAAATCAATGCAGTAG
- a CDS encoding DUF6290 family protein: MLSVRLPEEIELKLSQLAEKTGRTKSYYAKKAIIAFLEDREDHLLAVQAYEEHLENGSKTFSSAEVRKDLGLDG; this comes from the coding sequence ATGTTATCAGTACGTTTACCCGAAGAGATTGAACTGAAACTGTCCCAACTGGCAGAAAAAACAGGCCGTACCAAATCATATTATGCTAAGAAGGCCATCATCGCCTTTCTTGAAGATAGGGAAGATCATTTACTGGCTGTTCAGGCATATGAAGAACACCTTGAGAACGGCAGTAAGACCTTTTCCAGTGCAGAAGTGAGAAAAGACCTTGGGCTGGACGGTTGA
- a CDS encoding type II toxin-antitoxin system RelE/ParE family toxin, with product MGWTVEYSSRAKKSLRKLDKKVAERILDYMDDLPEDPRDKGKALLGNLDGFWRYRVGDYRVLAKLEDDKLIILVVEAGHRRKIYGGH from the coding sequence TTGGGCTGGACGGTTGAGTACAGCTCAAGGGCCAAGAAGAGCCTCAGGAAGCTTGATAAGAAGGTTGCTGAACGCATTCTCGACTACATGGATGATCTGCCGGAAGACCCTCGGGATAAAGGTAAAGCCCTGCTGGGTAACCTTGATGGATTCTGGCGTTACCGTGTGGGGGATTACAGGGTGCTGGCAAAACTTGAGGATGATAAACTTATAATCCTCGTGGTTGAAGCTGGGCACCGCCGTAAGATTTATGGTGGTCATTGA
- a CDS encoding PEP/pyruvate-binding domain-containing protein, with product MSLLDWLPFFKKKEPELDPEEARRQLTARYDQFRLLIQANTKTHEHIAELEEALRGFHPYGMHYVRALCTRISVSTYKMIRHLNELNPEPYGRLFDRFNEIQELVSQQIKPVNYSGEGELVLDFDRVGRDQADLCGPKMAMLGEAGKSLGLKIPAGFVVSTVAFRRFMAQDGLQTEIDRIIQATDFDDRDEVFQVSSKVMQLIISTEFSEEISTAIMDGYKRLRDLLGREVRLAVRSSALGEDVEGAAFAGQYRSILNVESGSLLMTVKEVMASKYSMQAMAYRNNRGLRDEDVAMSVGCIEMVDPAVSGVAYSRNPVNVRDENISIYSVWGLPRAVVDGSTETDEFAVSRGKSLRVVESRVVDKCEKYICDSGEGICRTELLDNCRVDPSLTEEQAVLVAGVAVRIEEHFGPPQDIEWALTDSGEFYLLQCRPLMLLNDETGLSAATLELPDPLLSGGRTASPGVGVGPVFPIRKTADCFSFPDGGVMVLKQALPNYAALLDRCSAVISEHGGMAGHLANVAREFGVPALFGVSGAMDSLREGQVVTVDADGRGIYSGAVETLLSEKPRKRLMRGSPVQAALRKAARHIVRLNLTDPDGPDFRPSKCMTYHDIMRFCHEMAVREMFGFGISDKYIKAASKQLICNVPKQFWILDLGNGVRPEGEANDSCVLMEHVESIPMRALWAGMQAVPWDGPPAIHGKGLMSVMFEATMNPNLNVAARSSYTQKNYFMISKNYCCLQSRFGFHFCGVESFVGDRTSENYASFQFKGGAANPERRRLRAKFIGGILDEFDFRVRIREDNMHARLEGVGSEDMEYHLKILGYLITHTRQLDMIMTNPAQVEHYRARFFKDFEIFKR from the coding sequence ATGAGTTTGCTGGACTGGTTGCCGTTTTTTAAGAAGAAAGAGCCGGAGTTGGACCCTGAAGAGGCTCGCAGGCAGTTGACTGCCCGTTATGATCAGTTCCGGCTTTTGATTCAGGCCAATACCAAGACCCATGAGCATATTGCTGAATTGGAAGAAGCTCTGCGCGGATTCCATCCTTACGGCATGCATTATGTCCGCGCTCTGTGTACCCGCATTTCCGTCAGTACCTATAAAATGATCCGGCATTTGAACGAATTGAATCCTGAACCTTATGGCAGGCTCTTTGATCGTTTCAATGAGATTCAGGAGCTTGTTTCGCAGCAGATTAAGCCTGTTAATTATTCCGGAGAAGGAGAACTTGTTCTTGATTTTGACCGTGTGGGGCGTGATCAGGCTGACCTTTGCGGACCGAAGATGGCTATGCTCGGTGAGGCCGGAAAGAGTCTCGGGCTTAAGATTCCGGCAGGTTTTGTCGTATCCACTGTGGCCTTCCGAAGGTTCATGGCTCAGGATGGGCTACAGACCGAAATTGACCGCATTATTCAGGCCACGGATTTTGATGACCGGGACGAGGTCTTTCAGGTTTCATCAAAGGTAATGCAACTGATCATCTCCACTGAGTTTTCCGAAGAAATTTCAACGGCGATAATGGACGGTTATAAACGGTTGCGGGATTTATTGGGCCGTGAAGTCCGGTTGGCTGTACGCTCCAGTGCTCTGGGTGAGGATGTGGAGGGTGCGGCCTTTGCCGGTCAGTACCGTTCTATTCTGAATGTGGAGTCCGGTTCCCTGCTAATGACGGTGAAAGAGGTAATGGCCTCCAAATATTCCATGCAGGCCATGGCCTACCGCAATAATCGCGGACTAAGGGATGAGGACGTGGCCATGAGTGTCGGCTGTATTGAAATGGTGGACCCTGCTGTTTCGGGCGTGGCTTATTCACGTAACCCGGTAAACGTGCGTGATGAAAATATTTCCATTTATTCAGTTTGGGGGCTGCCGAGGGCGGTGGTGGACGGCTCTACTGAAACAGATGAATTTGCGGTTAGCAGGGGTAAGTCTTTGCGGGTAGTGGAAAGCCGTGTTGTTGATAAGTGCGAAAAATATATTTGTGATTCCGGTGAAGGTATCTGTCGCACCGAACTGCTGGATAACTGCCGGGTTGATCCTTCGCTCACCGAGGAGCAGGCAGTATTGGTGGCCGGTGTGGCCGTGCGTATTGAGGAGCATTTCGGGCCGCCGCAGGATATTGAGTGGGCTTTGACTGATAGTGGTGAATTTTACCTGCTGCAATGCCGCCCGCTTATGTTGCTGAATGATGAAACGGGGCTCAGCGCGGCAACTCTTGAGCTGCCTGATCCACTGCTTTCCGGGGGCCGTACAGCGAGCCCCGGAGTCGGGGTAGGACCGGTTTTCCCTATCCGTAAGACTGCGGACTGTTTTTCTTTCCCTGATGGGGGAGTCATGGTTCTTAAGCAGGCTCTGCCTAATTATGCAGCCCTGCTGGACCGGTGCAGCGCAGTTATATCGGAACATGGAGGCATGGCCGGGCATCTGGCTAATGTGGCTCGTGAATTCGGAGTTCCGGCCTTGTTTGGAGTCAGTGGGGCTATGGATTCGTTGCGGGAAGGGCAAGTTGTGACTGTTGATGCTGACGGGCGCGGGATTTATTCAGGCGCGGTGGAAACCCTGCTTTCGGAAAAGCCCCGTAAACGGCTCATGAGAGGTAGCCCGGTACAGGCGGCCTTGCGTAAAGCCGCACGGCATATTGTCCGCTTGAATCTGACAGACCCGGATGGACCTGATTTCAGACCTTCCAAATGCATGACTTACCACGATATTATGCGTTTTTGTCACGAAATGGCAGTACGTGAAATGTTCGGGTTCGGCATAAGCGATAAATATATAAAGGCTGCATCAAAGCAGTTGATCTGCAATGTCCCCAAACAGTTTTGGATTCTGGATCTTGGCAATGGAGTCAGACCGGAGGGAGAAGCCAATGACAGTTGCGTATTAATGGAGCATGTGGAGTCCATTCCCATGCGTGCGCTTTGGGCTGGTATGCAGGCTGTGCCTTGGGACGGTCCTCCGGCGATTCACGGCAAGGGATTGATGTCGGTCATGTTTGAGGCAACTATGAATCCCAACCTCAATGTGGCAGCCAGATCAAGCTATACCCAAAAGAATTATTTCATGATTTCTAAAAATTATTGCTGCCTGCAATCCAGATTCGGGTTTCATTTCTGCGGGGTGGAGTCTTTTGTAGGTGATCGGACTTCGGAAAATTACGCCAGCTTCCAGTTTAAAGGAGGAGCAGCCAACCCGGAAAGGCGCAGATTGAGGGCCAAGTTTATAGGCGGAATTCTGGATGAATTTGATTTCAGGGTTCGCATCCGCGAGGACAACATGCATGCCCGTCTTGAGGGAGTGGGGAGCGAGGATATGGAATACCACCTCAAGATTCTCGGTTATCTGATAACCCATACCCGGCAGTTGGACATGATCATGACCAACCCGGCGCAGGTTGAGCATTACCGGGCGCGTTTTTTCAAGGATTTTGAGATTTTTAAAAGGTGA
- a CDS encoding mechanosensitive ion channel family protein yields MKLYWSIALLAGLLLGLFLLTDNTPVLENKTEIFNVDNTCDLSTPRRAVRSFLFSVRNYNRDNFTGFDCLTKVVSSPADMADDNKSEAVKKAHDIFLLLENLNYDIDDDIPETVQGDQIKLNFEYEGQQLELGMRRGPYGWHFSSTLFRNPELINLVKKLRHKYAKFTSEKMEGDTFVQSLMSPYRTFFTLKSGVEGKSHDNLKAAVNSLDMSRFTALEKPVYGPILAVMLYRIINSCSSLHLEELSAAPDSEYAPVFMVIPEMGSITMHVVTLENGRKAWKFTPHSLQVTQTCYDDTMQELLREGTDPFVGRQLPLHIVIDDFVQQNYPQLMVKYLNTNIYKWVALFVLFLITPLVVRIISYLLNIVLTSIEKKLPKGIIPPNRRKFILPIQVMVVGYSWLALVGVLILYKDLMIFSLYGVKIIGTISTIWIITVVTNLSCDVLTATGGASIRGTMMLIIAQIFKLAIILMGLAHIAQLFGQDSTRIFAAMGIGGLAIALAGKDTLENIFGTMVIMTTRPFAVGDWINFLGHDGTVEKVGVRSTSIRTFYNSELIIPNAKFITMPVDNLGRREWRRYKTTIGVAYDTPAENLNGYVQGLKRLVLNHPKTRKNDFHIVVNDFGPSSIDILVYIFFKTEDWAEELIVRHEFIVDALRLAEELKINIAFPTTTVHLRNETPDIYPEFQSDSHAVNEARNYANRIRPVKSED; encoded by the coding sequence ATGAAATTATATTGGTCTATCGCCCTGCTGGCCGGGCTTTTGCTCGGCTTATTCCTGCTTACAGATAACACCCCTGTTCTTGAGAATAAAACTGAAATATTCAATGTCGACAATACCTGCGACTTATCAACCCCCCGTAGGGCTGTAAGATCGTTCCTGTTCAGTGTCCGCAATTACAACCGGGACAATTTTACAGGATTTGACTGCCTTACAAAGGTTGTATCCTCACCGGCAGACATGGCCGATGACAATAAATCCGAAGCGGTCAAAAAAGCCCATGATATATTCCTGCTCCTTGAGAATCTGAACTATGATATTGATGACGATATTCCGGAAACCGTTCAGGGTGATCAAATAAAATTAAACTTTGAATACGAAGGGCAACAACTTGAACTAGGCATGAGAAGAGGTCCTTACGGATGGCATTTTTCCAGTACCCTGTTCAGAAACCCGGAACTTATAAATCTGGTCAAAAAATTACGCCACAAATATGCCAAATTCACTTCTGAAAAAATGGAAGGAGATACTTTCGTACAAAGTCTCATGTCTCCTTACCGCACATTTTTCACTCTGAAGTCTGGCGTTGAAGGGAAAAGCCACGACAACCTTAAAGCCGCAGTGAACTCACTGGATATGAGCAGATTCACTGCACTTGAAAAACCCGTGTACGGTCCCATTCTGGCCGTAATGCTGTACCGGATCATCAACAGCTGTTCCTCCCTGCATCTTGAAGAACTCTCCGCCGCACCGGACAGTGAATACGCACCGGTGTTCATGGTAATACCAGAAATGGGTTCGATAACCATGCATGTCGTAACCCTCGAAAACGGACGTAAAGCATGGAAATTCACTCCGCACAGCCTGCAGGTAACCCAGACATGCTACGATGACACAATGCAGGAACTGCTGCGGGAAGGGACCGATCCGTTTGTAGGCAGGCAATTGCCACTGCACATCGTCATTGATGATTTTGTCCAGCAGAACTACCCGCAACTGATGGTCAAATACCTGAACACAAACATTTATAAATGGGTAGCCCTCTTCGTCCTGTTTCTGATTACCCCGCTTGTTGTCAGGATAATTTCATACCTTCTAAACATCGTCCTGACCTCAATCGAAAAGAAACTTCCCAAAGGAATCATTCCGCCGAACCGCCGCAAATTTATCCTCCCCATCCAGGTTATGGTTGTGGGCTACTCATGGCTGGCCTTGGTCGGAGTGCTTATTTTGTATAAGGACTTAATGATCTTTTCCCTTTACGGGGTCAAAATTATCGGCACCATCTCAACAATCTGGATTATTACCGTTGTCACCAACCTGTCCTGTGATGTTCTGACCGCAACAGGCGGAGCAAGCATCAGAGGCACCATGATGCTTATCATTGCCCAGATATTCAAGCTGGCGATAATCCTCATGGGACTTGCCCACATAGCTCAATTGTTCGGTCAGGATTCAACACGGATATTTGCGGCAATGGGTATTGGCGGACTGGCAATAGCACTGGCCGGCAAGGACACTCTTGAAAACATCTTCGGCACAATGGTCATCATGACCACCCGCCCGTTTGCAGTTGGAGACTGGATAAACTTCCTCGGGCATGACGGAACGGTTGAAAAAGTAGGTGTCAGGTCAACGTCCATCCGAACCTTTTATAATTCCGAGCTTATCATCCCCAATGCCAAATTCATCACCATGCCGGTGGACAACCTTGGGCGCCGGGAATGGCGCAGGTACAAAACAACAATAGGCGTGGCCTACGATACCCCGGCTGAAAACCTTAACGGATATGTGCAGGGGTTGAAAAGACTGGTCTTGAACCATCCCAAAACACGGAAAAATGATTTTCACATTGTGGTTAACGACTTCGGTCCTTCGTCCATAGACATTCTGGTTTATATCTTTTTTAAAACCGAGGACTGGGCTGAAGAACTTATAGTAAGGCATGAATTTATTGTGGACGCCTTGCGGCTTGCTGAGGAGCTTAAGATCAATATCGCTTTCCCAACCACTACTGTCCACTTAAGAAATGAAACCCCGGACATCTATCCTGAATTCCAGTCGGATTCCCATGCCGTAAATGAGGCCCGCAATTATGCCAACCGTATCAGGCCGGTAAAAAGCGAAGATTAA